A part of Arachis hypogaea cultivar Tifrunner chromosome 12, arahy.Tifrunner.gnm2.J5K5, whole genome shotgun sequence genomic DNA contains:
- the LOC112726823 gene encoding plant UBX domain-containing protein 9, translated as MASPSQNAVVYFMRVTGAPEFVARQRLEEYGGNVNEAINAHFLQLDSNVDNMPTQRQNLGGGGGGSPQYIQSNVNDNNQNRGWSRGVMPFLNAARRFRPSLLLDPNYRRELRDSYNGIGASSDNVPRTVSTSQNVTGNLHGTHDYHHNDYNLGQANTSKHVSDNDVEEALIQAAIEASKNDSRERSTWEQHGDVNGSLDDEIPRDHLQQEDDDLAHALSLSIKTAEEEEAVREFMVKEISKTQESNSSRSTMEVGTSSNQNVPRDVAQPIIGHPSNHCSAAQLKGTEDVFISDKWGDISSDELNEALMLEAALFGEAPTRSSQRVSPLPDLHHHPEKNINPSTQRLSSPMSQLSSDTQLLRKEQDAAYLASLRADKQKELNSLKEAETHCLREEKSLKKILETKELEKQLDNKEVRLSKEPPIDDENAITIVVRMPDGSRSERRFLKSDKLQALFDFVDIHGAVKPGTYRVVKSYPRCAYSTKDGKLTFSEVGLSSKSEALFLEFI; from the exons ATGGCATCCCCATCCCAAAACGCCGTCGTTTACTTCATGCGTGTGACCGGTGCACCGGAGTTCGTCGCCCGCCAGAGACTCGAG GAATATGGAGGCAACGTGAATGAAGCTATTAATGCTCATTTCCTGCAATTGGATAGTAATGTTGATAATATGCCCAC TCAGAGGCAAAaccttggtggtggtggtggtggttctccGCAGTATATTCAGTCTAATGTGAATGACAATAATCAGAACCGTGGTTGGTCGCGTGGGGTAATGCCTTTCCTCAATGCTGCTAGAAGGTTTAGACCTTCACTACTACTTGATCCAAATTATAGGAGAGAACTCAGAGATTCATACAATGGGATTGGTGCAAGTAGTGATAATGTGCCGCGTACTGTTTCCACAAGTCAAAATGTAACCGGAAATTTGCATGGGACACATGATTATCACCATAATGACTATAATTTAGGACAGGCTAACACCTCTAAACATGTATCTGATAATGATGTCGAAGAAGCATTGATTCAGGCTGCAATTGAGGCCTCAAAGAATGATAGCAGAGAAAGGTCTACATGGGAACAACATGGCGATGTTAAT GGTTCATTGGATGATGAAATTCCTCGTGATCATCTTCAACAAGAAGATGATGATTTAGCTCATGCACTTTCACTGTCCATAAAG ACTgcggaggaagaagaagcagttcGGGAATTTATGGTTAAGGAAATAAGCAAGACACAGGAAAGCAACAGCAGCAGAAGCACAATGGAG GTTGGAACATCATCAAATCAAAATGTACCTAGAGATGTTGCACAGCCAATCATTGGTCATCCATCGAACCATTGTTCTGCTGCTcaacttaaaggaactgaagatGTCTTCATTTCAGACAAG TGGGGTGATATTTCTTCTGATGAGCTTAATGAAGCATTGATGCTTGAGGCTGCACTTTTTGGTGAGGCACCCACTCGCAGTTCTCAGAGAGTTTCACCTTTGCCTGATCTGCATCATCATCCAGAGAAAAATATCAATCCCAGTACGCAGCGTTTATCCAGTCCAATGTCACAATTATCAAGTGACACTCAGTTGCTAAGAAAAGAACAG GATGCTGCTTATCTAGCATCACTACGAGCTGATAAGCAGAAGGAATTGAACTCTTTAAAAGAAGCTGAAACTCATTGCCTGAGGGAAGAAAAATCGTTGAAAAAGATTCTTGAAACAAAG GAATTGGAAAAACAGCTTGATAATAAAGAAGTTAGGCTTTCGAAGGAACCACCAATAGATGATGAAAATGCAATTACTATAGTCGTTCGGATGCCAGATGGTAGTCGCAGTGAACGTCGCTTTCTCAAATCTGACAAGCTTCAG GCCCTTTTTGATTTCGTAGACATTCATGGAGCAGTGAAGCCTGGAACCTATAGAGTT GTAAAGTCATACCCGCGATGCGCTTATAGCACCAAGGATGGCAAGTTAACTTTTAGTGAAGTTGGCCTTAGCAGCAAGAGTGAGGCATTGTTTCTGGAGTTTATTTAG
- the LOC112726824 gene encoding uncharacterized protein, whose protein sequence is MVSLLRYAVQIPKLSPYCVPHSSLRLCFPSTSSLHSHSQPQSLDEAVDSFTRMLSKRHPPSIIQFTKILGSLAKTNHFSTAISLFQQLQARGIAPNLFTLNILINCCCGMGRITLAFSVFAKILKMSFQPDTITLTTLIKGLFLCGKVEKALHLHDTMLAQGFQFNEVSYGTLINGLCKTGHTSAAIQVLRKIPRHGIVPNVVMYNAIIDSLCKVTLVSDAFHLYSEMLAKGISPDVITYNSLIFGLCLEGQFKEAIDLLSDMVLKNITPNVYTYNTLIDGLCKEGKIKDAKSVLAVMAKHGVKPDVVTYNSLMDGYCLVNQVNKAKYVFDTMPLSRESLDVQSYNIMINGLCKSKMVDEALNLFEEMRRRYLVPNTVTYTTIIDGLSKSKRICCAVELFEKMLDRGQPADIVTYTSLLDGMFNTKQLDKALILFNRMKESCIDPDIYAYTVLIDGLCKSGRFKNAKEIFQDLSIKGYHLNTRTYTVMINGLCNEGLLDEALALMSEMEDHGCSPNAVTYETIIRALLEKGENDRALKYLREMIARGLLKRQ, encoded by the coding sequence ATGGTGTCATTGTTAAGGTATGCTGTTCAAATCCCAAAGCTCTCTCCTTATTGTGTTCCACACTCCTCTCTCCGTCTTTGCTTCCCTTCAACTTCTTCCCTCCACTCTCACTCTCAGCCCCAATCGCTTGACGAAGCTGTTGATTCCTTCACTCGCATGCTTTCTAAGCGTCACCCTCCATCCATCATTCAATTCACCAAGATTTTGGGATCCCTTGCCAAGACCAACCATTTTTCCACCGCCATTTCCCTTTTTCAGCAATTGCAAGCCAGGGGAATCgctcccaacttatttactttgaATATCTTAATCAATTGTTGCTGCGGCATGGGTCGGATCACTCTCGCTTTCTCTGTATTCGCCAAGATTCTCAAGATGAGTTTTCAGCCTGATACCATAACATTGACTACCCTCATTAAAGGTCTCTTTCTCTGTGGTAAGGTTGAAAAAGCACTGCACCTTCACGACACAATGCTGGCTCAAGGATTTCAGTTTAATGAAGTCAGTTATGGGACGTTGATCAATGGGCTCTGTAAGACCGGACACACATCAGCTGCTATTCAAGTGCTGAGAAAGATCCCACGGCATGGGATTGTTCCTAATGTCGTCATGTACAACGCAATTATTGATAGCCTCTGTAAGGTTACACTTGTAAGTGATGCTTTTCATTTATACTCTGAAATGCTTGCTAAGGGAATTTCTCCCGATGTTATCACATACAATTCTCTCATTTTTGGATTGTGTCTTGAGGGTCAATTTAAGGAAGCCATTGATTTGCTAAGTGATATGGTGCTTAAAAACATTACTCCTAATGTTTATACCTATAATACTTTGATTGATGGGCTATGCAAGGAAGGAAAGATTAAAGATGCTAAGAGTGTATTGGCTGTAATGGCAAAACATGGTGTGAAACCAGATGTGGTTACTTATAACAGCTTAATGGATGGATATTGTTTGGTTAATCAGGTAAATAAGGCAAAATATGTATTCGACACAATGCCCCTAAGTAGAGAGTCACTTGATGTTCAAAGTTACAACATCATGATTAATGGCTTGTGCAAAAGTAAAATGGTCGATGAAGCCTTGAATCTCTTTGAAGAAATGCGTCGTAGGTATTTGGTTCCAAATACGGTAACTTACACCACTATTATTGATGGCTTGAGCAAATCAAAGAGGATCTGTTGTGCTGTGGAGCTTTTTGAAAAGATGCTTGATAGAGGTCAACCTGCTGACATAGTCACTTACACTTCCTTGTTGGATGGGATGTTCAATACCAAACAACTTGACAAGGCACTTATATTGTTCAATCGAATGAAAGAGAGTTGCATTGATCCAGATATATATGCATACACCGTACTTATAGATGGCCTGTGCAAAAGTGGAAGATTTAAAAATGCAAAAGAGATTTTTCAAGATCTTTCCATTAAAGGCTATCATCTGAACACAAGAACATACACTGTTATGATAAACGGGCTTTGCAATGAGGGCCTACTTGATGAAGCATTGGCTTTAATGTCTGAAATGGAAGACCATGGTTGCTCTCCGAATGCTGTAACTTATGAAACAATTATTCGTGCTCTGTTGGAAAAAGGTGAAAATGATCGAGCGTTGAAATATCTTCGTGAAATGATTGCTAGAGGCTTATTGAAAAGGCAATAG
- the LOC112726825 gene encoding uncharacterized protein: MALPTPPLPDWLVKWVKEAVKQELSYLVYYESNIIDLKNQVDKLKLEQRNLRYKVAEDEDRHGREIYDDVSKWLDRADTIISDYEKFLKEEDHAHAVCFTGLPPNLLARYLLSKKSIQLKKEAESQVQKAKFACISHGGPPSVGLALSNVDYQSLPSRATAMEDIMDALKDSSARMIGVHGPSGVGKTTLVMEAVNRIQNDKEKPKLFDVLIMANVTKTPDIRKIQGQIADMLWMKLEEESEEGRAGRIRDRLKKEKESTLIILDDLSAKVDLNILGIPWHTGDDNQKNFKGGKSLGSRVPEEKKTEQQDIAHGVMKEKKDPDGSSPLLMLTTEERYKGCKVLLISEVGQVLNQMDVRPDIVVPVNLLNEKDARTLFNKMAGIGDKSLELGELPAQIVKKCDGLPMSIVTTAKALKNRSRLVWEETHHKLETQALAGTPEHSTRVIYDLLENEELKITFLLCACMDHDALVSDLVRLCIGLGFLQGIYTVKDARTRVQVMLMKLRESGLLSNSYSSDRFTMQNLVRNAALSIAFKERHMLMLTKGKIDEWPDDDELRRYIAISLRHCDVNEAITKRMQCDRLKILEINNDDPQLQLPNDFFKQMKELKVLILTGVHVSLLDSSIGSLTKLRMLCLEHCTLNSSSEELRVIENLKNLRILSFSGSNIDCLPVELGKLSKLQTLDISNCPKLRVIPPNVISRLTSLEELYMRKTPIQWPKVINGAENDERRNASLLELGGLNQLTNLDIQIQSVDHLPENLFFDKLSSYKIVIGSLSRYLEKDFKIPEKHELSRFLAIHQKGGIHIHSQKGIKMLFERVEYLLLGKLTDVEDLFYDLNLKGFPHLKYLAIQNNHDIQFLIHPKDRQQHHEKAFEKLETLELYKVTQIEEICFSSCLLSKPSFANLKTIKVNFCEKLRHLFSTPMLELLYALETIEASDCDSLKEIVPVESTHENKMLKLPKLRTLTLQSLPEFSGFDPIPTTEGNKILFHEKVEVSELERIELKFIQIDQIWIGQSPNFGNLIHLDVIGCHNLKYLLPFSLATNLKKLQSLYVGECYKMENIFLDGPVKVAKGVSFPNLKNIKLSRMSSLRKIWNLNVPVGKLDTLVIEKCNQLVSVFGHDMEGIFQGLSSLTVTNCKSMETIFDLAADQNRYATVLRDVHLESLPKLETILRCKEDQEGTLQLKSLQNVTVHDCDKLENIFPFSIAEHQLEKLQCLVVSDCSKLNEIVAAQKGTSNNSSSSSSNLVPLEFPELTTIKFSKLPKFQSFCPGHCELKCRKLHDVSIEFCGNLELFREESSQATTSAQGKPLFHEKVMNKLRSMHIELQHTSSSSRYRRDKLEVLRLSWLEDTKILYRFLHSNPYLKSLWLDNCRFPRLVEPKSDGIENIGVVPKLKTLKLTNLPSLNDIGFEQDAILQRIESLTLENCPSLETIVPSKERVCFNFLTSLEVVDCKCMKYVMPLSTAESLGQLVTMKVTNCESLEEIVSDNHHGGEEHKKESIIVFKQMKALELVSLNNLVSFCSSKSCSFEFPSLEKFVVSACPKMETFSEKEIKTTPTIMQKVYIVGDEEKRMCWDCNLQDTIKYIYNKKKYYEGMDKISVSEHLVLEEGWKNEKALDRGWFYSLKTLTLERCKFESCAIPSFVLRCLKNLKELEVRDCKSITFIFEMNDIKGTFQLEKLTLEELPNVTHVWTQQDKQKDSRFRNLQQVTVKFCRKLKALFPVAIARNLKMLEQLEVRSCDELLEIVEKDRSGGGNTEIFVFPYLMKLQLYNLPRLAHFYDGKFTLECPELNNLYPFNCNKFELFHTPQEISPSTNRSALFSKIKDISKVATLYMRSKDTSVLKLWLQQSRDLEYLTGLMLAFDDDVNNEYSTLPFEILERTPMLQRMAMINSTSFKKILFPSQNPEFLEHLEYLALSCLFELSSIGGLDYLAKLQELIVWHCPLLRAIEQYPPNLKKLNVSGCHGLQCLLTSSAARSLKHLEELYVHDCKSLKDIVQKEQDDETATEEIIFEQLKSISLQHLRSLECFYQGNAALKLPSLAWVNIRMCSKMTIFSQQLRDEDPSRKMKASFSNPDVSVFEFSQEVLNVVLGKQFLYQIYLTLNDYPELEGKWVGSPEVPVEWGYPFLKLKTMEVEGCDFLTNAVLPSHLLPLLSNLETLIVKKCKHVEAIFDVKDTSAKHDDPVTFRLSKIILKELPTLTHVWNNDPKASLFSFPFLEAVSVDECKGIKSLFPASVPKDNLKQLIVRNCGELEEIVAKDEALAQDANNKEAIVLFPILTSLVLWGLPKLRCICSGIDSLLEWSNDFKTLLVFRCPMLNFFLAVIQNSPKSYPGDQDCFASDHDNHGSVSSPQKVMTSDLEKLVLTKEIVILIEEEQLHVDFQEAKYLGLDNFNDNESDVFPDCLFRKMLVPKLEAIELVDCAFKDIFHSKSSDIDYSKILSQLTTLRLKNLHKLNSMGFEQPWMAPLLENLKRLTISECNCLTNLASSSVVSFFCLTVLSVCNCAGLKYLFTSSTAKSLGALQELSITKCESLETVVAHEEGDKPDDMILLSSLGTLSLDELPQLESFYTGNSTLYFSKMDSSRVSFTITKSNKMKTFSHGDVLPRFLQGKIDEERCYGEMNSLVHKQFEKATSANMTYTDRLEC, from the exons CGGTGTTCATGGGCCATCTGGTGTGGGGAAGACCACTCTAGTCATGGAAGCGGTTAACAGAAttcaaaatgataaagaaaagccCAAGTTATTCGATGTACTGATCATGGCAAACGTGACAAAAACTCCAGACATAAGAAAGATTCAAGGGCAGATTGCTGACATGCTGTGGATGAAATTAGAAGAGGAGAGTGAGGAAGGAAGAGCAGGTCGAATAAGAGACAGATTGAAGAAAGAGAAGGAGAGCACTCTTATAATCCTCGATGATCTTAGCGCTAAAGTGGATTTGAATATATTGGGGATTCCTTGGCACACTGGCGATGACAACCAGAAGAATTTCAAAGGAGGGAAGTCCCTTGGCTCAAGGGTTCCTGAGGAGAAAAAGACAGAGCAACAAGACATTGCGCATGGTGTGATGAAAGAGAAGAAGGACCCTGATGGTTCTTCACCTTTGCTAATGTTGACAACAGAAGAGCGTTATAAAGGTTGCAAGGTTTTGCTGATCTCTGAGGTGGGACAAGTGTTGAACCAAATGGACGTGAGGCCGGACATAGTTGTCCCTGTGAACCTTTTAAATGAGAAGGATGCAAGGACCTTGTTCAATAAAATGGCTGGTATAGGTGACAAGAGCCTTGAACTTGGAGAATTACCAGCTCAAATTGTCAAAAAGTGTGATGGATTGCCAATGTCGATAGTTACAACTGCAAAGGCATTGAAAAACCGGAGCCGCTTGGTTTGGGAGGAAACTCATCACAAGCTTGAAACGCAGGCATTGGCAGGAACACCCGAGCATTCTACACGGGTGATTTACGATCTATTGGAAAACGAGGAGCTCAAGATAACCTTCTTGCTTTGTGCTTGTATGGATCATGATGCATTAGTTTCAGATTTGGTGAGACTATGCATTGGATTGGGTTTTCTTCAAGGCATCTACACAGTAAAGGACGCCAGAACCAGAGTGCAAGTCATGCTTATGAAGCTCAGAGAGTCGGGTTTGTTGTCTAACAGCTATTCAAGTGATCGTTTCACAATGCAGAATCTTGTTCGCAATGCTGCATTGTCGATAGCATTCAAGGAGAGGCACATGCTCATGTTgaccaaaggaaaaatagatgAATGGCCAGATGATGATGAGCTTAGAAGGTACATTGCTATTTCTTTGCGGCATTGTGATGTCAATGAGGCGATTACTAAGAGGATGCAATGTGATAGACTTAAAATCTTGGAAATTAACAATGATGATCCACAATTACAACTtccaaatgatttttttaaacaaatgaaAGAGCTCAAAGTGTTGATTTTAACTGGTGTTCATGTGTCACTGTTGGATTCATCCATTGGTTCTCTAACCAAATTAAGAATGCTTTGTTTGGAGCATTGCACGTTAAATTCCTCAAGTGAGGAATTACGCGTCATAGAAAACCTGAAGAATCTAAGAATTCTTAGCTTTTCAGGGTCTAATATTGATTGCTTGCCTGTTGAATTAGGGAAATTGTCTAAGCTGCAAACTCTAGACATAAGTAATTGCCCTAAACTTAGAGTCATTCCACCCAATGTAATCTCACGTCTTACTTCTTTGGAGGAATTGTACATGAGAAAGACTCCAATTCAATGGCCAAAGGTTATCAATGGAGCTGAAAATGATGAGAGGAGAAATGCTAGCCTATTAGAATTGGGGGGTTTAAATCAACTGACAAATCTTGACATACAAATACAAAGTGTGGATCATTTGCCGGAGAACTTGTTCTTTGACAAGTTATCTAGTTACAAAATTGTCATTGGCTCTTTGAGTAGATATTTAGAAAAAGATTTCAAAATACCAGAAAAGCATGAATTGTCGAGATTTTTGGCAATACATCAAAAAGGTGGAATTCACATTCATTCTCAGAAGGGAATCAAAATGCTGTTCGAAAGAGTTGAGTATCTGTTGCTAGGAAAACTCACTGATGTTGAAGATCtgttttatgatttgaatttgaaaggaTTTCCCCATCTCAAATATCTGGCCATTCAAAATAATCATGACATCCAATTTCTTATTCACCCCAAGGACAGGCAGCAGCATCATGAGAAGGCTTTTGAGAAACTGGAAACTCTTGAACTCTATAAAGTGACGCAAATTGAGGAAATATGCTTCTCTTCATGTTTACTTTCCAAGCCCTCCTTTGCAAACTTGAAAACCATCAAAGTCAATTTCTGTGAAAAATTAAGGCATCTTTTCTCTACTCCTATGCTTGAGCTTCTATATGCTCTTGAGACAATAGAAGCCTCTGATTGTGACTCTTTAAAGGAGATTGTCCCCGTAGAGAGCACTCATGAAAATAAGATGCTTAAGCTCCCTAAATTGCGCACTTTGACACTACAATCTTTACCTGAGTTCAGTGGATTCGATCCCATACCAACAACAGAAGGCAACAAAATTCTATTTCATGAAAAG GTTGAAGTTTCAGAATTAGAGAGAATAGAGCTGAAGTTTATCCAAATTGACCAAATATGGATTGGGCAGAGTCCAAATTTTGGAAATTTGATCCATTTGGATGTGATTGGTTGTCACAATTTGAAATATTTGTTGCCATTCTCGTTGGCCACGAATCTGAAGAAGCTTCAAAGCCTTTATGTTGGTGAATGCTACAAGATGGAGAACATCTTCCTTGATGGACCCGTAAAAGTTGCTAAG GGTGTTTCTTTTCCAAATTTGAAGAATATCAAACTGAGCAGGATGAGCAGTTTGAGAAAGATTTGGAATCTTAATGTCCCGGTTGGGAAACTGGACACACTGGTCATTGAAAAGTGCAATCAATTGGTGAGTGTTTTCGGTCATGACATGGAGGGAATATTTCAAGGACTAAGCAGCTTGACAGTTACTAATTGCAAGTCAATGGAAACTATATTTGACTTAGCCGCCGATCAGAACCGATATGCTACCGTACTGCGAGATGTTCATTTGGAATCACTACCAAAACTGGAAACTATATTGAGATGCAAGGAAGATCAAGAAGGGACACTTCAATTGAAATCTCTGCAGAATGTAACTGTTCATGATTGTGACAAGTTGGAAAATATATTTCCATTTTCCATTGCTGAACATCAGCTTGAAAAACTGCAATGTTTAGTGGTATCGGATTGCTCCAAATTAAATGAAATTGTAGCAGCCCAAAAAGGTACCAgcaacaacagcagcagcagctcAAGTAATCTTGTTCCATTGGAGTTTCCTGAGCTAACCACCATTAAATTTTCTAAGCTACCAAAGTTTCAGAGTTTCTGTCCAGGACATTGTGAATTGAAGTGTAGAAAGTTACATGACGTGTCTATTGAATTTTGTGGCAACCTTGAACTATTTAGAGAAGAAAGCAGTCAAGCCACAACATCTGCACAAGGAAAGCCTCTCTTTCATGAAAAG GTAATGAATAAGTTGAGGTCGATGCATATTGAGTTACAGCATACAAGTTCGTCAAGTCGCTATCGACGAGACAAGTTAGAAGTTCTTCGCTTGTCCTGGTTAGAGGACACCAAGATTCTATACCGTTTCCTTCACAGCAATCCTTATTTGAAGAGCCTATGGCTGGACAACTGTCGCTTTCCCAGGTTGGTGGAGCCAAAGTCTGATGGAATTGAAAACATAGGAGTTGTTCCAAAGCTGAAAACCTTGAAGTTAACCAACTTACCATCTCTCAATGATATTGGCTTTGAACAAGACGCAATTCTACAAAGAATAGAATCTTTGACTTTAGAGAATTGTCCTAGTTTGGAGACTATAGTGCCTTCAAAGGAGAGAGTATGTTTCAATTTCTTGACCAGTTTGGAAGTTGTAGATTGTAAATGTATGAAATATGTAATGCCACTATCAACAGCTGAAAGCTTGGGTCAACTCGTCACAATGAAGGTAACCAATTGTGAATCTCTGGAGGAAATTGTATCAGATAATCATCACGGAGGTGAAGAACACAAAAAAGAGTCCATCATAGTTTTCAAACAAATGAAAGCTCTAGAACTTGTATCTTTGAATAATCTTGTTAGTTTCTGCAGTTCCAAAAGTTGTTCCTTTGAGTTTCCATCATTGGAGAAATTTGTGGTGAGTGCTTGCCCCAAAATGGAAACGTTCTCTGAAAAAGAAATCAAAACCACGCCaacaattatgcagaaagtgtaCATTGTAGGTGATGAAGAGAAGAGAATGTGCTGGGATTGTAATTTGCAAgatacaataaaatatatatacaataagaaG AAATATTATGAAGGTATGGACAAAATAAGTGTTTCTGAGCATTTGGTACTTGAAGAAggctggaaaaatgaaaaagctcTTGACAGAGGTTGGTTTTACAGTTTGAAGACTTTGACGTTGGAAAGGTGTAAATTCGAATCATGTGCAATTCCATCATTTGTTCTTCGATGTTTGAAGAACCTAAAGGAATTAGAAGTGCGAGATTGCAAAAGCATCACATTCATTTTTGAAATGAATGACATCAAGGGAACATTCCAGTTGGAGAAGCTCACTCTGGAAGAGCTACCAAATGTGACTCATGTGTGGACCCAACAGGATAAACAAAAAGACAGCCGCTTTCGAAATCTGCAGCAGGTGACTGTCAAGTTTTGTAGAAAACTGAAAGCCTTGTTTCCGGTGGCCATAGCTAGAAATCTTAAGATGCTTGAGCAACTTGAAGTACGTTCTTGTGATGAGTTGCTAGAAATTGTTGAGAAAGATAGGAGTGGAGGTGGCAACACGGAGATTTTTGTGTTTCCTTATCTAATGAAGTTGCAATTGTATAACTTGCCACGACTAGCTCACTTTTATGATGGAAAGTTCACATTGGAGTGTCCAGAGTTAAACAATTTGTATCCATTCAACTGCAACAAATTTGAACTATTTCATACACCGCAAGAAATTAGTCCTTCAACTAATAGATCAGCCCTTTTCTCGAAGATAAAG GACATTTCCAAGGTGGCAACTCTATACATGAGGTCGAAGGATACTTCAGTGCTAAAGTTATGGTTGCAGCAGTCCAGGGATCTTGAATATTTAACAGGACTAATGTTAGCATTTGATGATGATGTGAATAATGAGTACTCTACTTTGCCCTTTGAAATACTTGAGAGGACACCCATGTTACAAAGAATGGCAATGATCAATTCCACAAGCTTCAAGAAGATATTGTTCCCCTCTCAAAATCCCGAGTTCCTTGAACACTTAGAGTACTTGGCCCTAAGCTGCCTATTTGAGCTAAGCTCCATTGGCGGGTTAGACTACTTGGCAAAGCTCCAGGAATTAATTGTTTGGCATTGTCCACTTTTGAGGGCAATAGAGCAATATCCTCCCAATCTGAAAAAATTGAATGTGAGTGGATGTCATGGTTTACAGTGTTTGCTCACATCCTCTGCAGCAAGAAGCTTAAAGCACCTTGAGGAGTTGTACGTTCATGATTGTAAATCATTGAAAGACATAGTGCAAAAAGAGCAAGATGATGAAACAGCCACAGAAGAGATCATCTTTGAGCAGCTAAAAAGCATAAGTCTTCAACATTTGAGAAGCCTGGAATGCTTTTATCAAGGCAATGCTGCCTTGAAGTTACCCTCTCTGGCTTGGGTAAATATACGGATGTGCTCCAAGATGACCATCTTCTCTCAACAATTGAGAGATGAAGATCCTTCAAGAAAAATGAAAGCTTCTTTCTCCAACCCAGATGTTTCGGTCTTCGAATTTTCTCAAGAGGTTCTCAACGTTGTACTAGGAAAGCAGTTCTTATATCAG ATATATTTAACTCTGAATGATTATCCTGAATTGGAAGGAAAATGGGTTGGCTCACCAGAAGTCCCAGTTGAATGGGGTTACCcttttcttaaattaaaaactatGGAGGTGGAAGGTTGTGACTTTTTAACAAATGCAGTTCTCCCATCTCATTTACTTCCCCTTTTAAGTAATTTGGAAACCCTGATAGTGAAGAAATGTAAACATGTTGAGGCAATATTTGACGTGAAAGATACATCAGCAAAACATGATGATCCTGTTACATTTCGCCTGAGTAAAATCATTTTGAAGGAGCTTCCAACCCTGACGCATGTTTGGAACAATGATCCCAAAGCAAGTCTCTTCAGCTTTCCATTTCTGGAGGCAGTTAGTGTTGATGAATGTAAAGGAATAAAAAGTCTATTTCCAGCATCAGTTCCCAAAGATAACCTAAAGCAATTAATTGTTAGAAACTGTGGGGAGTTAGAGGAGATTGTTGCAAAAGATGAAGCACTTGCTCAAGATGCAAATAACAAAGAGGCTATTGTTCTGTTCCCCATATTGACCAGTCTGGTGCTATGGGGTTTGCCAAAGTTGAGGTGCATTTGTTCTGGAATTGACAGTTTGTTAGAATGGTCTAATGACTTCAAAACTTTGTTAGTTTTTCGTTGTCCAATGCTCAACTTCTTTCTAGCAGTCATTCAGAATTCTCCAAAATCATATCCTGGGGATCAAGATTGTTTTGCAAGTGATCATGACAACCATGGCTCTGTTTCTTCACCACAAAAG GTTATGACCTCCGATTTGGAGAAATTAGTGCTGACTAAGGAAATTGTtatattgattgaggaagaacaACTTCATGTGGACTTCCAAGAAGCAAAATACTTGGGACTGGATAATTTCAACGATAATGAGTCAGATGTATTTCCAGATTGTTTATTCCGCAAGATGTTAGTACCGAAGTTAGAGGCGATTGAGCTAGTAGATTGCGCCTTCAAAGATATATTCCACTCAAAAAGCTCTGACATTGATTATTCCAAAATCCTCTCGCAGCTTACAACGTTGAGACTTAAAAATCTACACAAGCTCAACTCCATGGGGTTTGAGCAGCCCTGGATGGCCCCTCTTCTTGAAAACCTAAAAAGATTAACAATTTCGGAATGCAACTGTTTGACAAACTTAGCATCTTCATCTGTAGTGTCTTTCTTCTGTCTAACTGTGCTAAGTGTATGTAATTGTGCTGGATTGAAATATTTGTTCACATCTTCAACTGCCAAAAGTTTGGGTGCACTGCAAGAATTGTCCATTACCAAGTGTGAATCATTGGAGACAGTAGTGGCTCATGAAGAGGGAGATAAACCAGATGATATGATACTATTAAGTAGCCTTGGTACTTTGTCTCTCGACGAGTTACCACAACTTGAAAGCTTTTACACGGGGAATTCAACTTTGTATTTCTCAAAAATGGACAGCTCTAGAGTTTCATTCACCATCACTAAGTCCAATAAGATGAAGACTTTCTCTCATGGTGACGTGCTGCCCAGGTTCTTGCAAGGGAAAATAGATGAAGAGCGTTGCTATGGTGAAATGAATAGCCTTGTCCACAAACAGTTTGAGAAAGCAACTTCTGCGAACATGACTTACAC TGATAGGCTAGAATGCTAA